TGTTGTCCTTGTGGTTTGCTTAATATTTTAGCGTTTGCTTTTGTTAAAGTTCCATGGATGGTGGGAAGAAAGTGTTTTGGAAGTGTcaaaaggaggaggaggagaaaaaTGGCGAAATCCAACAAAATAATGTTAACAACACCTCATCAAGATCAAGATCATTCCAAAAAGAGGAGTTTAGAAGATAGACTTTCTGAAATAGTTAATATTATTGGGGAACAAGATCAAATGGGTGGGTTTGAAGCAAAAAGGGTATGGTTAGATTTGTATAAGGATGGTCATTTAGGTTTTGGTAGACTTTCTTTTACTGGTATTCAatgattatatttatttattgttcttaaaattctttatttttgttcatcatccgcattattctttatatattaacTCCATTCGACTTCCCTTTTGGGAATATAATATAACCTTTGTgggaatcaattaatcaatttcatctctccaatatatcgttctataagttctaactcagatgttcgatatGCACGATCCTTAAGAATAATAAATAACTATCCTTAGGTAGCAGTAGGCTCACGATCCAAAGAAAGTAACCTGTTCCTCTCAAATCATCACTTCCCCCAACTAATACAATGTTTCAACAGTCTAAAGATACAGAGACCCtatagttatctcttaacttcttttaccatttgatgtcgatattataaactagaggcatggtgGCTACCATCCACTTTactgtttatgatatttcttgatcttaagtagattaatgaatcagataagtaaactacttatcagggtgtggccacacacttatcaacctcacttatcaagtgacatgtgatatcatctcattgTTATGTGAGCAAGtatttccatcacttcacttatcaatactaatgtgttcatttgttcacccaatcatacccgtatttaacACCCTGTTACAGACTTGTTAgacgtatgtcaaagtgaatcgggtcccacattgatattataatgaaatctggtttgaagacagttagagacctacttaagaaaacttatGACACAACCACTATGTAGTTTTCTCAGGcagatcgatccagtcacatgtatacataGTATTATTTACTACCTTATAGTCATCGagtatacaagtctgtggtcctaatcattcccatgatagaatggaCATGAGATATGGTTTTGCGAttgtcaatcaatggattctctattcatattatagcacaagatataaatgaactagattaatgtctttattaatgtgacataAATACAATTTTACAAGAACCAATGTCTATGAACTAAGGCACACCAATAGTCTCCTacttgaactagttccaagcgGGAATTTCCCTAATCACTATATATCTAGTGCGACCATCATGTAGGCGATGTACAAGTGCCTTTGTAAACATCTCAATTTTGTACATTCTATTACATATAGACACATTATTATGGaaattagaaaataatattttcattttacatGTCATTATGTCATTGAACACATGATAAATTTATATAGCTAATAATATTAGGATAAGTGAAAGAATATGAAACAGATATTTAAGTGTCTTAAAGTATATGGACTAAATTGAATAATCTTAAAAGTATAAGGGCTGAAGtataatttgttaaatttatcatttaattaatattacatataattttaaatatattatgatgatgatgatgataataataataatataatggtGGTGGTGGTGATGATAAGATAGTAATAAACACATATATACATGGGTAAATAAGAAAATTTATCCAAACCCATGATATAACctttcttaacttcttttaccatttgatgtcgatattataaactagaggcatggtgGCTACCATCCACTTTactgtttatgatatttcttgatcttaagtagattaatgaatcagataagtaaactacttatcagggtgtggccacacacttatcaacctcacttatcaagtgacatgtgatatcatctcattgTTATGTGAGCAAGtatttccatcacttcacttatcaatactaatgtgttcatttgttcacccaatcatacccgtatttaacACCCTGTTACAGACTTGTTAgacgtatgtcaaagtgaatcgggtcccacattgatattataatgaaatctggtttgaagacagttagagacctacttaagaaaacttatGACACAACCACTATGTAGTTTTCTCAGGcagatcgatccagtcacatgtatacataGTATTATTTACTACCTTATAGTCATCGagtatacaagtctgtggtcctaatcattcccatgatagaatggaCATGAGATATGGTTTTGCGAttgtcaatcaatggattctctattcatattatagcacaagatataaatgaactagattaatgtctttattaatgtgacataAATACAATTTTACAAGAACCAATGTCTATGAACTAAGGCACACCAATAGTCTCCTacttgaactagttccaagcgGGAATTTCCCTAATCACTATATATCTAGTGCGACCATCATGTAGGCGATGTACAAGTGCCTTTGTAAACATCTCAATTTTGTACATTCTATTACATATAGACACATTATTATGGaaattagaaaataatattttcattttacatGTCATTATGTCATTGAACACATGATAAATTTATATAGCTAATAATATTAGGATAAGTGAAAGAATATGAAACAGATATTTAAGTGTCTTAAAGTATATGGACTAAATTGAATAATCTTAAAAGTATAAGGGCTGAAGtataatttgttaaatttatcatttaattaatattacatataattttaaatatattatgatgatgatgatgatgataataataataatataatggtggtggtggtggtgatgATAAGATAGTAATAAACACATATATACATGGGTAAATAAGAAAATTTATCCAAACCCATGATATAACctttcttaacttcttttaccatttgatgtcgatattataaactagaggcatggtgGCTACCATCCACTTTactgtttatgatatttcttgatcttaagtagattaatgaatcagataagtaaactacttatcagggtgtggccacacacttatcaacctcacttatcaagtgacatgtgatatcatctcattgTTATGTGAGCAAGtatttccatcacttcacttatcaatactaatgtgttcatttgttcacccaatcatacccgtatttaacACCCTGTTACAGACTTGTTAgacgtatgtcaaagtgaatcgggtcccacattgatattataatgaaatctggtttgaagacagttagagacctacttaagaaaacttatGACACAACCACTATGTAGTTTTCTCAGGcagatcgatccagtcacatgtatacataGTATTATTTACTACCTTATAGTCATCGagtatacaagtctgtggtcctaatcattcccatgatagaatggaCATGAGATATGGTTTTGCGAttgtcaatcaatggattctctattcatattatagcacaagatataaatgaactagattaatgtctttattaatgtgacataAATACAATTTTACAAGAACCAATGTCTATGAACTAAGGCACACCAATAGTCTCCTacttgaactagttccaagcgGGAATTTCCCTAATCACTATATATCTAGTGCGACCATCATGTAGGCGATGTACAAGTGCCTTTGTAAACATCTCAATTTTGTACATTTTATTACATATAGACACATTATTATGGaaattagaaaataatattttcattttacatGTCATTATGTCATTGAACACATGATAAATTTATATAGCTAATAATATTAGGATAAGTGAAAGAATATGAAACAGATATTTAAGTGTCTTAAAGTATATGGACTAAATTGAATAATCTTAAAAGTATAAGGGCTGAAGtataatttgttaaatttatcatttaattaatattacatataattttaaatatattatgatgatgatgatgatgataataataataatataatggtggtggtggtggtgatgATAAGATAGTAATAAACACATATATACATGGGTAAATAAGAAAATTTATCCAAACCCATGATATAACCTTGTGGAAGGATTAGATGAGTTATTCTAATCTCAAATTCTCTAGAAGTTTAATAAGAGAAACACCTTTAAAagagagaaagtgaagaaaaggagaagaagaagaagaataagaagaagaagaagaagaagtagtagtagtagtagtagtagtagaATAAGAAGAAGAGAACAATATACATCATTTTGCACAAATTATTTTGTGTCTTTAGAAGCTGATTTGAAGGGAGTTAAAGAAGAGAAAGTTTTGATTTTAGGTCTTAGATAAACCCCAAAATTTGTTGCATGTAATTTGGTTGACTATTTTAGGAGATAAGGTATAATCTATTAGACTAGGTCCTCGGCATGGGCCGGGTCTGTTGGGCTTGTGATCAAATCTGATAAGTCCAAGCCCAGTCCAAGCCCACACTAATATAGTCGGGCTCGGGCCCGGGCCTAAAAaaggaatcccaagcccgcccgtccaagcccatatctaaatttaaaaaaatcaattaaaataaaatactagtagctttttttaataaaaaataataaacataatagttaataagtcttagaaaactaattgtaaattgtaaatactgattacttatttaattatctataaatttatatatgtagGGTTTTTATAGACTCatttaatttgtataattaaatttataaatacatatatatatatatataacgggcCGGGCCGGGTATTTACATAGCCCAGGACCGCCCATTTACTAGGCGGGCTTAATCGGGCTTGGGCCGGACCGGGCCTGACactaattttatgtgtccaggTCTGGCTAAATAGGCCTGGGCTCAGGCCGGGCCGACGGGCTCATCGGCCCATGGCGAGGTCTACTCTAAACTGAATTCTACGTATGAAGCTGTCTTTTTTGCATTATTTTGAAACTTTAAAGACTTAATTTGGAGATGTGATTCCAATAAGAAATGTCTATTTATTTCTTAACTAGTGTTCTTAAAAGTTTGGTTAGTAATGACTTTTTATGTGAGGATATATCTAGGAAAGAAGTTCAAGTGTGATATGTTGCATATGTGTTGAGACATGATCctattataaattctattacaaattatataaaaatcacaaaactctgcattttggatatgttatactcCTTTTTGTCTAGTTTAAGTAGGGAAAAGACTCGGATGGTTTCGAGTTATATCTTTTGAGTTATAAGTAATTTAGTGAAACTGGTACATGCAAATCGTTATTAAAATAGGATTTGAAGAGAAATTTTGTAATACATTATGTATACATGAaatttttataaacttttagtATCGTATGCTTATATGAGTCTAGAGTGTAATAAAAATAGAATTAGTTCATTTGGATAAGTATAGGAGGAGTTATAAGGTTTTTAATATTAAGAGGTCATATTAGGATAAAAACAAATATCATTTGATAAAAACAAGTTtaatgaaatgaaaaaaaaaatcaataagtaattaattttaggttaaatttttttataatttttatttaatcatatgcttaattataattataggtGCTCATAATATTGAAGATATCCCGGAGGAGGGCGCAAGCCGCCGCCAAGAAAATTAGCGACTTAACTGTGAGTATAAACATGATatgaatttgaattttaattgttttatgATTTCAAAATTATGGTGTTTGAtgtgaataaatatttatatgaaTTTGTGAATTGTTGTATTTGTCATGATTGGGTGAAAATGATACTTGGTAATCCTTACTTGTGATAATTGAATTTAAATGAAGAGTATATATGTTAAATGTGATCTTTTTGTTATAGAATATATGTACACGATTGTATGAAACATAAACGGTCTTATGATATACCAGTTCGGTCACTTTTATGACTACTTGAATTTACATGGATACTTGGACCTATACTGTCAATACTTGGACTACTTGGACCTAAATGGTCAATACGTGGACTACTTGATTACATGGACTGAAATGCCAAATTACTTAATTACAAGGTTATACATCAATATATATTATACCTGTTATTTGATCTCGGATAGTGACTGGTTGGTAGTGTCACAACATTAATAAAATGGTTCATTCATTTTCATTGAGTTGTGACTCATATAAATCGCCTAAATTTTTCCAGCTAGTTGAAATGAAAGTTATACTGAGACTCTTGAAGCTTAAAGAACTGTAGATTCCATGGATGAAATGTTGGTCAAATGAGTTCCATCTCACATTCTCTCCTCTCATCACAACcatatagaataaataaactttTAGACTAAATAACTTtgtaaaatctatatatatatatatatatcaacgtatatatgtttaatataagtATGAGAATAAGTTATAATAAATGCTTTTGTCTAATGAATAGTTTTAGTTTAAcggtaaaaaaatatatacgtCTAGGGTGTTACATGCACTTCTTGATCCAAATTGCTTCCTCTACAGCATCACATGCATCGATGTATTCAGCTTCTGTTGTAGAATCGACAATGGTTGGctactttaaggatctccaactaatggcaccgccattcaggagaaatTCATAACTAGATTGTGATTGGTTATCATCCTCAAAAACCCCgtcagtgtaacctgatattaccattcctcataatcatcaaatactaagaaaaaTATCCTTGGTACGGTTAAAGTACTTCAGGATTGCCTTGACTGTCTTCTAGTGTTCCTTGTCGGGATCTGATTGGTACCGACTAGTTATGTTTGTGTTGGGGATTAATCATGAAAAATCAACGAAGCTCAGCAAAATGCTACcgttaaaatattttataatctATAAACTATCTTAGACTACCACAGATTAAACCTTAAAAGCAAATTTAAAACAAGGATTAAAGACTTACGGGTtatgtctcttctagagacggctgaagataTCCACAAGTCGATAGATACTCTAAAGGTCTCGTGCACCAACCGCCTAGGAACAGAATCGGTGCTAGTCGGAATCGGGAACGAAGGGGGGAGCTGGCCGAAATCTATGTGTAGGGACACTAgatttttaattcttttaattagGTCCTTAAATACCTTTCCTAACTAGGTTTAGGTTAAGTGTGCTCAATATTCAATTAACCCCTTAGTGATCCCTAATCATAAATATAGCCCCAtagattatatttaattcaattaggaccaattaggtttaatttaattatccATAATTATTATTAAGACCTAAAAGAATTAAATTGTATTATAgttcaattaataatttatcctatataatctaattaatcaattgattaattacttatatttggaaatttaattaattaactataaaaaattaaatactaaattgattaacttgttATTTAACAAATAATCAATTAGTCCCTTCTGTTAATCGATTGACAATTAATTAACTCGTTCGATTCCAATTAAATACAATACATGTATTTATGATTATATTCGGTTCCACCAGTTGTGTgcagggctgtaaatgagcctagccgctcatgagcggcttgacgtttggctcgataaaagctcggctcggctcggctcgatttttAATGAGTCGTCCGTGAGCATGATTTTCAGACTCGGTTTGTAAAcaagccgagcttgagcagaccaaagctcgACTCGAAAGCTCACGAGCAAGCTCGATTAGAGGCTCATGAACAAGTTTATGAacaagctcgataaaagctcgtgaGCTAActcaattataatatttatatatttaaatgaaataaaatttcGTAATGTGTATAAATTTATACTACAAGTATACCCAATTAATGGCCCATTAGTCCTGACCCATTCAAAGACATATCCGAATTTGATATAATTTTGTTCATGAACACCATAAACGAGCTCGTTCGTGAGCAAAACAAACGAGTTGCTTGTGATCAAAGCTCACGAGTATAAGAAATGAGCTTTTCATAGAAAAATAAACGAGATGCTCACGAACAAATAAAATGAGTTGTTCGTGAGCAAGCTAGTGAATAATCGAGCTgctaaacgagccgagcttgaacagtAAATTGAGCTCGAACCGAGCTCAAAGCTTGGCTTGAGCTCGATAAGAAACTGTCGAGCCAAGCTCGAGCTGGCAAAAGCTCGGCTTGGCTCGTTTACAGCCCTAGTTGTGTGTGCATGATCTTAAGGTATGTCCTCAGTCAGCCATACACCTAAAGCCCAATGACCGAAAGTGGGTTCTAATAAACCAATACGGCCCCCGACTAGTACGAATTCTTTCAGTCGTCTTAAGAAGACACATGAAACCCGGTAGATGATCTTTCAGAATCTCTTACCAAttgcatatctatattataaatCAGAGGCATGATGACTGTCATTCTCTATGCGGTTTATTATATTTCTTGATCGAAAGTGAACTGATGAATCAAATAAGTAAACTATTTATCAGGGTATGCTTGTACACTTCTTCAGttccacttatcaagtggccggTGATATCAGCTCACTCgtaggtgagtggtaattccctCACTTCACTTATCCGCAACAACGTGTTCAATGATTTACCCAACATACccatatttggcatcctgttacggacctgttaggcgtatatCAAAGTGAATGGGATTCCACGTTGTTTACTATAGTGAAATCAGGTATAGAGATAATAGAATTCTACACTTAGAAATATCAATGACACGTCCACCATAAATCTTTCTAGAGCGGATCGGTCCAGTCCCATATTAAGCTACATCAATGCATACCTGTGTCCATATCTGACTATACAAGTGTTGCAATGGTATGTTCAACACCACTGCACAGATACTGGATGCATAGATCTTTGGTTATATTCATTCCCACGAATAGAACAGGTCTCTGATAAgtttatgattatcaatcaacGGATACTTCATACATATTTCATAACACAAGATACAAACAGAATGAATTAATGCCTTTATTCATATAACACTTATACAATGTATTCAAACAATATACATAATGTTTAAAACATGGTctagaaccaatgcctaagaactaggacACACCAACAATCTCCCACTTGACCTAGGTCCAAGCAGGCATTGCCCTAATTTCTAGAAATATAGTGTGACCGCCATGCCTGCTCTGTTGTAGCGCTTTGGTCAAAGGATCAACGGCATTGTCCTCTGTGTCTACCATCTCCAATGAAAGCTCATCTCCATTCGCGATTTCCCAAATGTAGTGAAATTTTGTGAGTAATTGTTTTGATCTCTTGTGTGACTAGGGCTCGAGTGACTAGgcgcagcggaaatataaaattttatttatttcccttTTCCCAAAAGATTCGTTAAtagttatttcatataaagagggattaaACATATGTACCTTGGTTAACGAATGATGTGCGTTTTACATATACATGCacgtgaaggcaagtgtaccttagtcgtgtatcaagtaataaagtgaaagtaaaGTATCGTTCCcatgaggatggtgattataagtattaatctatttgcttactatctattatttaaacaatcaaagggtagagtttgttggacaaccaagctaagacttaagcaagaaatgaaatgaaaattatacaaatttggtgagagattacttatactaaaagaaactaaggcttctagctgcacttaacctctttgcttggtaataacacttaaccccttttaagttgttttaccttttttaagatgacaatttttcttattaactaatagattctcgagattggctccaaactctcgattaattactttcccttggtc
The sequence above is drawn from the Euphorbia lathyris chromosome 6, ddEupLath1.1, whole genome shotgun sequence genome and encodes:
- the LOC136233488 gene encoding uncharacterized protein, whose amino-acid sequence is MEETHIEKSSNLKDERGDLIECFRKYCGSCTAGSVADCVAISCCPCGLLNILAFAFVKVPWMVGRKCFGSVKRRRRRKMAKSNKIMLTTPHQDQDHSKKRSLEDRLSEIVNIIGEQDQMGGFEAKRVWLDLYKDGHLGFGRLSFTGIQ